In one window of Mytilus trossulus isolate FHL-02 chromosome 7, PNRI_Mtr1.1.1.hap1, whole genome shotgun sequence DNA:
- the LOC134726632 gene encoding L-xylulose reductase-like — protein sequence MVEKGQGGSIVNISSISPKSVIDDKLHSAYCPSKASVHMLTRCMALELGPHNIRVNSVIPSLVWTDLTREAEGKPERVDQYQAFKQLHPLGKFLGIRN from the exons ATGGTAGAAAAGGGTCAAGGAGGATCAATAGTAAACATCTCAAGCATATCCCCAAAAAGTGTTATTGACGATAAGTTACATTCGGCGTACTGTCCTAGTAAAGCTTCTGTACATATGCTTACTAGATGTATGGCATTAGAACTTGGACCTCATAAT ATCCGTGTGAACAGCGTAATTCCTAGTCTTGTTTGGACAGACCTAACAAGAGAGGCTGAGGGCAAACCAGAAAGAGTAGATCAATATCAAGCGTTCAAACAGTTACATCCTCTTGGAAAATTTCTAGGTATAAGAAATTGA